The Actinoplanes sp. N902-109 genomic interval CCGAGGTCGTCCATGAGGCGTTCGGCGTACAGGGCCCAGCCCTCGCCGTGGCCGGAGCACCAGCAGAGCAGCCGCTGCCAACGGTTCAGCAGGTCGGCGCGGTGGATGGTCTGGCCCACCTGCAGGTGGTGGCCGGGGACGCCCTCGTGGTAGACCGTGGAGGTCTCGCGCCAGGTGGAGAACTCGGTCTGACCTTCGGGAACTGCCCACCACATCCGGCCCGGGCGGCTGAAATCCTCGCTCGGGGCCGTGTAGTAGATGCCGCCGTCGCTGGTGGGCGCCAGGCAGGCCTCGACCGTGCGGACCACCGGCGGGATGTCGAAGTGGGTGCCGTTGAGTTCGGCGATGGCTTTGTCGGCGGTGGCCTGCATCCAGTCGCGGAAGGCTTCCTTGCCGGGGATGTTGCGGGCCGGGTCGGCGTCGAGGAGGTCGACGGCCTGGTCCACGGTGGCGCCGGGGCCGGCGATCTCGGCGGCGGTGCTGCGCATCTCGGCTTCGAGGCGGGCGAGTTCCGCGAAGCCCCAGGCGTACGTTTCCTCCTGGTCGATGCGGGCGCCGAGGAAATACTGCGAGGCGCGGGCGTAGCGTTCCGGTCCCGCTGCTTCTTTTTCCCTTCCGTACGGCGCCAGCACGGTCCTCAGGAACTGCCCGAATTCCGCGGTTGCCGCCGTTGCCGCTGCGGCGTTGCGGGACAAATCCCGGGCGAGCGCACCGGAGGCGTCGAGCTGGCCGGCGAGGCCGAGGAAGAAGTTGTCGCGGGCGGGGTCGGTCCAGGCGTCGCACTGCTCGGCCACTTCGATCATCTGCTTGCGGGCGCTGGTGTTGCCGCGGGCCGCTTCCTCGAGCAGGGTGCGTTTGTACTGCTCGAGCGCCTGCGGGAAGCCGCCGAGCCGGGCTGCGACGGCGGCGACCGCCGCCTCGCCCTGCACCGGCATCAGGTCGAAGACCATCCGCATGTTGTGCACGGCGCTGGAGATGACGTTGATCTCGCCGGCTGTGTCCCCGGCCTCGGCGCGGACCAGGTCGAGGCCGAGCCGTTCCTGCATCGCGTCCTTGGCGACGTGCTCGGCCTCGGTCGCGGGCTCGATCAGGTCGAGCTCGGCCAGCGTGCGCCGGGTCAGCTCGGCCTGGGCCGCGAAGCCCTCGGGCGAGAGGTCGTCGAGTTTGTCGTCGTGCCCGGGCACCCCGATGAATGTCGCCCCGATGGGGTTGAGCGGCGCCCAGTCGTCGACGTACCGGTTAGCGAGGTCATCAATCTGTCCCACCCGCCGACCCTACGTGACTGGCGGTCCAGGCGAGGACCCGCTGCGCGTCCCAGGTGTTCACCACCTTGTCCACCGGTACGCCGCACAGCGCGGCCCGCTCGCAGCCGAAGCGCTGCCAGTCGAGCTGTCCCGGGGCATGCGCGTCGGTGTCGATGCTGAACAGGCAGCCCGCCTCCACGGCGACCGTGAGCATCCGCTTGGGCGGGTCGAGCCGGTCCGGGCGGGAGTTGATCTCGATGGCCTTGTCGTGTTCGAGGCAGGCGGCGATGACCTTGTCCAGGTCGAACGTGCTGGGCGGGCGGGTGCGGCCGCCGCGGTGGGCCCGGTCGCCCTCGCCGCCGGCCGACACCTTACGGCCGGTCATGTGGCCCAGGATGTCGAGGTGCGGGTTGGCGACAGCGGCCAGCATCCGGCGGGTCATCTTCGGTGCTTCGTCGCGCAGGCCGCTGTGCACCGAGCCGACCACCACGTCGAGCCGTTCGAGCAGTTCGTCCTCCTGGTCGAGGGAGCCGTCGGCGAGGATGTCGACCTCGATGCCGGTGAGGATGCGGAAGCCCGTGGGCAGCGCGTCGTTGAGCCGGGCCACGTAGTCGAGCTGTTTGCGCAGCCGGGCCGGGGTGAGCCCGCGGGCGACGGTGAGCCGGGGCGAGTGGTCGGTCAGCACCAGGTATTCGTGGCCCAGCTCGACCGCGGCCAGCGCCATCTCCTCGATCGGTGACCCGCCGTCGGACCAGTCCGAATGCGCGTGGCAGTCGCCGCGCAGCGCGGACCGCAGCGCCCCGGCCGCCTCGGACAGGTCGGTGCCCTCGGTGGTTTCGAGGCGCCGCAGGTAGACCGGTTCCTCGCCGTTCAGCGACTCGGTGATGCAGCGGGCGGTCACGTCGCCGACCCCGGTGAGCTCGGCGAGCGTGCCCGCGGCCGTGCGCCGGCTGAGCTCGTCCGACGGGAGCGCGGCAACCGTCGCCGCCGCCGAGCGGAACGCCTTCACCCGGTAGGTGGCCTCGTTCGCGCGTTCCAGCAGGAACGCGATGCGCCGCAGGTCGGCGACCGGATCACGGGACGTCACCCGGTCACATTATCGGCCCAGGGCCCGCCGGACCTCGTTTCGCGTGCGCGCATAGACCACTTCGGCTTTGCCCAGGTACGACCACGGCTGCTCGTCCGGCACGTCCCCGATGCGATCGAAGCACTCGGCGGCCGAGCGGTGCGCGCCCGCCTTGGCGAACACCATGGCGAACCAGCCCTCGACGCCCTGGAAACCGGGTCCCCGGTCGAACGCCGGGTGCCGGATGGACTTGTCGGCCGCCGCTTCCACCTCGGCGACGACCTCGGGCCGCTTGAGGTAGTCGAAGCCCTCGTCGGACTGCAGCGCCACTTCGAAGTGCGCGATCGGGACCATGCCGCCGAGCCGGTGCCCGGCGGGCATCCCGGCCACCGTCTCACGGGCGAACGTCAGGGCGAGCTCGTCGCTGCCGCCCCACTTCGCGCACCGGTGCTGCAGCAGCGTGTAGTGCGCCGGGGTGTTCCAGCGGACGTGCGCGATCGCCTGCTCGAAACGCCGCTCGGCCTCTTCCAGCCCGAGCTGCCGGCCCATCGCCGTGATCAGCAGGTTGGACCAGGCCAGCGGCTCGTCCGGCGCACGGGCGATGCACTCGTCGAGCGCGTCCTCGGCCAGCTTCAACCGCCGGAAGAAGGTGGCGAACTGTTCCTGTGACACGTATTTAGCCTGTTTGGCGGTGCGTGCCTGCCACGCCCACTGGATCAAGTAGACCGCCCTGATCAGGCGCGGGGTGGCGGCGGCGGGCTCCGCGGCGGTCCACTCGTCCAGCCAGGCCGGCGGCTTCTGCTGCGGGCCCTCGCCGAGCACACAGAGGTAGAAGTAGCGGCGGTTGCTGTCCGGTGCCGTGGCGAAAAGGTCGCGAATCGCGCGCCAGTCACCACTGTGAACGTACGAGAGAAGGGAATTTGCGTCTTTGTCGCCGAAAGTCGGGTCGAGGGTGACGGACTCGGCTTTCGCAGCGCGTCGGAAGGGCCACACGGCCGTGGATCGTAAGGGGTTGCCGCACGGTAAGGGGGGTCGGTATCTTCTCGCGCTACACGGGGGAAGGACCACGATGTTTCGCGCTGCCGCGTCTCTTCTGATGCTGCTCGGTTTTTATGTCG includes:
- a CDS encoding DUF885 domain-containing protein, which gives rise to MGQIDDLANRYVDDWAPLNPIGATFIGVPGHDDKLDDLSPEGFAAQAELTRRTLAELDLIEPATEAEHVAKDAMQERLGLDLVRAEAGDTAGEINVISSAVHNMRMVFDLMPVQGEAAVAAVAARLGGFPQALEQYKRTLLEEAARGNTSARKQMIEVAEQCDAWTDPARDNFFLGLAGQLDASGALARDLSRNAAAATAATAEFGQFLRTVLAPYGREKEAAGPERYARASQYFLGARIDQEETYAWGFAELARLEAEMRSTAAEIAGPGATVDQAVDLLDADPARNIPGKEAFRDWMQATADKAIAELNGTHFDIPPVVRTVEACLAPTSDGGIYYTAPSEDFSRPGRMWWAVPEGQTEFSTWRETSTVYHEGVPGHHLQVGQTIHRADLLNRWQRLLCWCSGHGEGWALYAERLMDDLGYLADPGDRLGMLDGQALRATRVIVDIGMHLELEIPRDNPFGFHPGERWTPELGWEFLRQHCRIQEDVLRFEWKRYLGWPGQAPSYKVGERIWLQARDEARARKGAAFNLKDFHRDALNLGSLGLDPLRKALARL
- a CDS encoding PHP domain-containing protein; translated protein: MTSRDPVADLRRIAFLLERANEATYRVKAFRSAAATVAALPSDELSRRTAAGTLAELTGVGDVTARCITESLNGEEPVYLRRLETTEGTDLSEAAGALRSALRGDCHAHSDWSDGGSPIEEMALAAVELGHEYLVLTDHSPRLTVARGLTPARLRKQLDYVARLNDALPTGFRILTGIEVDILADGSLDQEDELLERLDVVVGSVHSGLRDEAPKMTRRMLAAVANPHLDILGHMTGRKVSAGGEGDRAHRGGRTRPPSTFDLDKVIAACLEHDKAIEINSRPDRLDPPKRMLTVAVEAGCLFSIDTDAHAPGQLDWQRFGCERAALCGVPVDKVVNTWDAQRVLAWTASHVGSAGGTD
- a CDS encoding DUF4034 domain-containing protein, translating into MWPFRRAAKAESVTLDPTFGDKDANSLLSYVHSGDWRAIRDLFATAPDSNRRYFYLCVLGEGPQQKPPAWLDEWTAAEPAAATPRLIRAVYLIQWAWQARTAKQAKYVSQEQFATFFRRLKLAEDALDECIARAPDEPLAWSNLLITAMGRQLGLEEAERRFEQAIAHVRWNTPAHYTLLQHRCAKWGGSDELALTFARETVAGMPAGHRLGGMVPIAHFEVALQSDEGFDYLKRPEVVAEVEAAADKSIRHPAFDRGPGFQGVEGWFAMVFAKAGAHRSAAECFDRIGDVPDEQPWSYLGKAEVVYARTRNEVRRALGR